Proteins from one Bradyrhizobium amphicarpaeae genomic window:
- a CDS encoding sigma-54-dependent transcriptional regulator translates to MAASILIADDDAVARRLVENMVQKCGYETVVVDSGDAAIAALTAPDAPAIDAVILDLVMPGLDGMGVLAKIREAGLSIPVIVQTAHGGIDNVISAMRAGAADFVVKPVGVERLQVSLRNALNASALKGELQRIRHSREGRLTFSDIITRSEAMAGVMRAAQKAANSAIPVLIEGDSGVGKEMFARAIHGSGERKAKPFVAVNCGAIPDNLVESILFGHEKGAFTGATERHMGKFVEAHGGTLFLDEVSELPLTAQVKLLRALQEGAVEAVGGRKPVKVDVRIVSATNRRLLERVKQGHFREDLFYRLHVLPLTIPSLRARREDIPHLLRHFLARFAAEENRAITGISGEAMAHLAQLDWPGNIRQLENAVYRAVVMSEGDQLGLSDFPLLASQPHPVTEIPTAPLMLEPAASPSVVSGGEIPIAPLSAVGTLAMLTPTGDVRALDDMENEIIRFAISHYRGQMSEVARRLKIGRSTLYRKLDEAGVPGHGGKSGEETH, encoded by the coding sequence ATGGCTGCCAGTATTTTGATCGCCGACGACGATGCCGTGGCCCGGCGGCTGGTCGAGAACATGGTGCAGAAATGCGGCTATGAGACGGTCGTCGTGGACTCCGGTGACGCCGCGATCGCCGCCCTGACCGCCCCGGACGCGCCGGCCATCGACGCCGTCATCCTCGATCTCGTGATGCCCGGCCTCGACGGCATGGGCGTGCTGGCGAAAATCCGCGAAGCAGGACTCAGCATCCCCGTCATCGTGCAGACCGCCCATGGCGGCATCGACAACGTGATCTCGGCAATGCGCGCGGGCGCGGCCGATTTCGTGGTCAAGCCGGTCGGTGTGGAGCGGCTCCAGGTCTCCTTGCGCAACGCGCTCAACGCCTCGGCACTCAAGGGCGAATTGCAACGCATCCGGCACAGCCGCGAGGGCCGGCTGACATTCTCCGACATCATCACCCGCTCCGAAGCAATGGCAGGCGTGATGCGTGCCGCGCAGAAGGCGGCGAACTCGGCGATTCCCGTTCTGATCGAAGGCGATTCCGGCGTCGGCAAGGAGATGTTCGCGCGCGCCATCCATGGCAGCGGCGAGCGCAAGGCAAAGCCGTTCGTCGCGGTCAATTGCGGCGCGATTCCCGACAACCTCGTCGAGTCCATCCTGTTCGGCCACGAGAAGGGCGCTTTCACCGGCGCCACCGAGCGGCACATGGGCAAATTCGTCGAAGCCCACGGCGGCACGCTGTTTCTGGACGAGGTCAGCGAGCTGCCGCTGACCGCGCAGGTCAAGCTGCTGCGCGCGCTCCAGGAAGGCGCGGTCGAGGCGGTCGGCGGCCGTAAGCCCGTCAAGGTCGACGTCCGCATCGTCTCGGCAACCAATCGCCGGCTGCTGGAGCGGGTTAAACAGGGACACTTCCGGGAAGATCTGTTCTATCGCCTGCACGTGCTGCCGCTGACGATCCCCTCGCTCCGGGCCCGGCGCGAGGACATCCCGCATCTGCTCCGCCATTTCCTGGCGCGCTTCGCCGCCGAGGAGAACCGCGCGATCACCGGCATCAGCGGCGAGGCCATGGCGCACCTCGCCCAGCTCGACTGGCCCGGCAACATCCGCCAGCTCGAGAACGCGGTCTATCGTGCGGTGGTGATGAGCGAGGGCGACCAGCTCGGCCTCAGCGATTTCCCCCTGCTCGCCTCCCAACCGCATCCCGTCACCGAGATTCCGACCGCCCCGCTCATGCTCGAGCCGGCGGCGTCTCCGTCGGTGGTATCGGGTGGTGAAATACCCATTGCGCCGCTCTCTGCCGTGGGAACTCTCGCCATGCTGACTCCGACCGGCGACGTCCGCGCCCTGGACGACATGGAGAACGAGATCATCCGCTTCGCGATCTCGCATTATCGCGGCCAAATGTCCGAGGTGGCACGCCGCCTCAAAATCGGCCGGTCCACCCTTTACCGCAAACTCGACGAGGCCGGCGTTCCCGGACACGGCGGGAAAAGCGGCGAGGAGACGCACTGA
- a CDS encoding L,D-transpeptidase family protein translates to MRDCLNHRAGFDRVLMTVAATFLTVSASSALAQDQARSSAAELAIEAAIPRPEPANVPPPTAADIKLDTTATVQDSAKEPAKEPVKADAAPAPAKVETKPSDVATTPAPEAPKSETAKTEPAKIEPAKADTATASPAAPAAPATAAAPATEPVKAASNVPAADQPVADKLKDIIGAKTSRHFDRKNERAAIEKFYGARDFAPVWTQGGSLTVAAKGVIARLKDAASDGLNPADYPVPDFASATTPDALADAELKLTASMFDYARQAQSGRMHWSQVSGDILYPEHPVDPNEVLAKVTTATDASTALDSYNPPHKLYKELKAKLAELRGQGNGPVIEIADGPALKYTPARKKQAEIVVEDPRVPQLRAKLGLTENAGDTRYDAAVAEAVRKFQSGAEMKATGVLDDKTVKALNTPKRDKQIDVVLVNMERWRWLPRDLGAPALGDAYVILNIPDYTLKVMQRGQQVWTTRVVTGKPGTHATPLLTETMKYITVNPTWNVPPSIVYNEYLPALQQDPTVLQRMGLKLEQNRDGSVHISQPPGEANALGRIRFNFPNKFLVYQHDTPDKNLFARDERAFSHGCMRVQNPDQYASVLLNITMPNEKYTPERVRSMYGKSEIDLKFPIPVPVNITYQTAFVDDAGKLQFRKDVYGRDATMINILKNNRGKDLEAVVAHSQPSYSRPATTLPSGVAVANNGGGFGSSGPNFFERLFGGGAPTTPPAPVGRRPQQQRVFTR, encoded by the coding sequence ATGCGTGACTGTTTGAACCACCGTGCAGGCTTCGACCGTGTCTTGATGACGGTCGCGGCAACCTTCCTCACGGTGTCCGCCAGCTCGGCCCTGGCACAGGATCAGGCCCGCAGCAGCGCCGCCGAGCTCGCGATCGAAGCGGCGATCCCGCGCCCGGAGCCGGCCAACGTCCCGCCCCCGACCGCAGCCGACATCAAGCTCGACACCACCGCCACGGTCCAGGACTCCGCCAAGGAGCCGGCAAAGGAGCCCGTGAAGGCCGACGCCGCCCCGGCACCCGCCAAGGTCGAGACCAAACCGTCCGACGTCGCCACCACGCCCGCGCCCGAAGCGCCAAAGAGCGAAACGGCCAAGACAGAGCCTGCGAAGATCGAGCCTGCCAAGGCCGACACTGCGACGGCCTCGCCGGCTGCGCCCGCGGCACCCGCCACGGCTGCGGCTCCTGCCACTGAGCCCGTGAAGGCCGCGAGCAACGTTCCCGCCGCCGACCAGCCGGTCGCCGACAAGCTCAAGGACATCATCGGCGCCAAGACCTCGCGCCATTTCGACCGCAAGAACGAACGCGCCGCGATCGAGAAATTCTATGGCGCACGCGACTTCGCGCCGGTCTGGACCCAAGGCGGCAGCCTGACCGTCGCTGCCAAGGGCGTCATCGCGCGGCTGAAGGATGCCGCGTCCGACGGCCTCAATCCCGCCGATTATCCGGTGCCGGATTTCGCCAGCGCCACCACGCCCGATGCGCTGGCCGATGCCGAGCTCAAGCTCACCGCCAGCATGTTCGACTACGCCCGCCAGGCCCAGAGCGGCCGCATGCATTGGTCGCAGGTTTCTGGCGACATCCTCTATCCCGAGCATCCGGTCGACCCGAACGAGGTGCTCGCCAAGGTCACGACCGCGACGGATGCCTCCACTGCGCTCGACAGCTACAATCCGCCGCACAAGCTCTATAAGGAGCTGAAGGCCAAGCTCGCGGAGCTGCGCGGCCAGGGCAACGGCCCGGTGATCGAGATCGCCGACGGCCCGGCGCTGAAATACACCCCGGCCCGCAAGAAGCAGGCTGAAATCGTCGTGGAAGATCCGCGCGTGCCGCAGCTTCGCGCCAAGCTGGGCCTCACCGAGAACGCCGGCGACACCCGCTACGACGCAGCGGTCGCCGAAGCCGTGCGAAAATTCCAGAGCGGCGCAGAGATGAAGGCGACCGGCGTCCTCGACGACAAGACGGTCAAGGCGCTCAACACGCCCAAGCGCGACAAGCAGATCGACGTGGTGCTGGTGAACATGGAGCGCTGGCGCTGGTTGCCGCGCGATCTCGGCGCGCCCGCGCTAGGCGATGCCTATGTGATCCTCAACATTCCCGACTACACGCTGAAGGTGATGCAGCGCGGCCAGCAGGTCTGGACCACCCGCGTCGTCACCGGCAAGCCAGGCACGCATGCGACCCCGCTGCTGACCGAGACGATGAAGTACATCACGGTCAACCCGACCTGGAACGTGCCGCCGTCGATCGTCTACAACGAGTACCTGCCGGCGCTTCAGCAGGACCCGACCGTGCTCCAGCGCATGGGCCTCAAGCTCGAGCAGAACCGCGACGGCTCGGTGCACATCTCGCAGCCGCCCGGTGAAGCCAACGCGCTCGGCCGCATCCGCTTCAACTTCCCGAACAAGTTCCTGGTCTATCAGCACGACACGCCGGACAAGAACCTGTTCGCCAGGGACGAACGCGCCTTCAGCCATGGCTGCATGCGCGTGCAAAATCCGGATCAGTATGCCTCCGTGCTGCTGAACATCACCATGCCGAACGAGAAGTACACGCCCGAGCGCGTGCGCAGCATGTACGGCAAGAGCGAGATCGACCTGAAATTCCCGATTCCGGTCCCGGTCAACATCACCTATCAGACCGCCTTCGTGGACGACGCCGGCAAGCTGCAGTTCCGCAAAGACGTCTATGGCCGCGACGCGACCATGATCAACATCCTGAAGAACAACCGCGGCAAGGATCTCGAAGCCGTCGTTGCGCACTCGCAGCCGAGCTATTCGCGCCCGGCGACGACCCTGCCCTCTGGCGTGGCGGTTGCCAATAATGGCGGCGGCTTCGGCTCCTCCGGCCCGAACTTCTTCGAGCGGCTGTTCGGAGGCGGGGCCCCGACCACGCCGCCGGCTCCGGTCGGCCGCCGGCCTCAGCAGCAGCGGGTGTTCACCCGGTAA
- a CDS encoding DUF882 domain-containing protein has protein sequence MGSHVLTGLARRFTVLSLSHAGVKAGSRIGLAAVLLLAAAGSVHNAAALSETKTLSFHHTHSGEDLTVTFKREGRYDEAALKQLNHFLRDWRTQDETVMDRHLFDILWDVYRDVDAKQPIQIISSYRSPATNAMLRRRSSGVARASQHMLGHAMDFYIPGVPLEQIRFAGLRLQRGGVGFYPTSGSPFVHLDTGSIRHWPRMTHDQLARVFPDGKTVHLPTDGVPLKGYELAKAEIERRGNADDSGSKPNFFAALFKGKPAPAASSDEDDEGAPAAKPAAAPTVVAAAARPADPVPTPRAKPQFAAAIQLASADVQLVAPPKPKPATAADKPAPKSADGKPETPADIINARGFWDDVPAAPQQATPAQVAALRARQALAAATDPQPTASVSNAALQALAYAPAASPVDRANVVAASAPMPRSARPASRSIAQATEINTVVGKNVDGAVATATRLSAAKSESIWLKVVMLSPSASRAMSVTLMGELDTAALRGYFVKPQAVIAMGFADDPMHGLSCDSFSGSATAKLHTTSFVMRTAALR, from the coding sequence GTGGGCTCTCACGTGCTGACTGGTCTCGCACGCCGATTTACTGTGCTGTCGTTGTCCCATGCGGGAGTGAAGGCCGGATCCCGGATCGGCCTCGCTGCCGTATTGCTGCTTGCTGCCGCGGGTTCAGTCCATAACGCCGCCGCACTGAGCGAAACCAAGACGCTCTCCTTCCACCACACCCATTCCGGCGAAGACCTGACCGTCACCTTCAAGCGCGAGGGCCGCTACGACGAGGCGGCGCTGAAGCAGCTCAATCACTTCCTGCGCGACTGGCGCACCCAGGACGAGACGGTCATGGACCGTCACCTCTTCGACATCCTCTGGGACGTCTACCGCGACGTCGACGCCAAGCAGCCAATCCAGATCATCTCGTCCTACCGCTCCCCCGCCACCAACGCCATGCTCCGCCGCCGCTCCTCCGGGGTGGCGCGCGCCAGCCAGCACATGCTGGGACATGCGATGGACTTCTACATTCCTGGCGTGCCGCTGGAGCAGATCCGTTTCGCCGGCCTGCGTCTGCAGCGCGGCGGCGTCGGCTTCTATCCGACCTCCGGATCGCCCTTCGTGCATCTGGACACCGGCAGCATCCGGCACTGGCCGCGCATGACGCATGACCAGCTCGCCCGCGTGTTCCCGGACGGCAAGACGGTGCATCTGCCGACTGACGGCGTGCCGCTGAAGGGCTATGAGCTCGCCAAGGCCGAGATCGAGCGGCGCGGCAATGCCGACGATTCCGGCAGCAAGCCGAATTTCTTCGCCGCCTTGTTCAAGGGCAAGCCGGCCCCGGCCGCCAGCAGCGACGAGGATGACGAGGGCGCCCCGGCCGCCAAGCCGGCAGCCGCGCCGACCGTGGTCGCAGCCGCAGCCAGGCCCGCCGATCCGGTGCCGACGCCGCGCGCCAAGCCGCAATTTGCCGCCGCGATCCAGCTCGCGTCGGCCGACGTGCAGCTCGTCGCACCGCCCAAACCGAAGCCCGCGACCGCGGCCGACAAGCCGGCCCCCAAATCTGCCGACGGCAAGCCGGAAACCCCGGCCGACATCATCAATGCCCGCGGCTTCTGGGATGATGTCCCGGCCGCGCCGCAGCAGGCGACGCCGGCGCAGGTCGCTGCGCTGAGGGCCCGCCAGGCCCTTGCCGCCGCCACCGATCCGCAACCGACCGCGAGCGTATCCAACGCGGCCCTTCAGGCGCTGGCTTACGCGCCGGCCGCCTCCCCGGTCGACCGCGCCAATGTCGTCGCCGCCTCCGCGCCGATGCCGCGCTCCGCCCGTCCTGCGTCGCGCAGCATCGCTCAGGCCACCGAAATCAACACGGTGGTCGGGAAGAACGTCGACGGCGCGGTCGCGACCGCGACCCGCCTCTCCGCCGCCAAGAGCGAGAGCATCTGGCTCAAGGTCGTGATGCTGTCGCCGAGCGCCAGCCGCGCGATGTCGGTCACGCTGATGGGCGAGCTCGATACGGCTGCGCTGCGCGGCTATTTCGTCAAGCCGCAGGCCGTGATCGCGATGGGCTTTGCCGACGACCCCATGCACGGCCTGTCCTGCGACAGTTTTTCGGGCAGCGCGACCGCGAAGCTCCACACGACGTCGTTCGTCATGCGCACCGCCGCGCTGCGCTGA
- a CDS encoding DUF2312 domain-containing protein — MATSAAVRDDEPATKFAKDQLKSIIERIERLEEEKKAISDDIRDVYAESKGNGYDVKALRTIVRMRKQDPNERAEAETILETYMQALGML, encoded by the coding sequence ATGGCCACCTCCGCCGCCGTCCGCGACGACGAGCCCGCGACGAAATTTGCCAAGGACCAGCTCAAGTCCATCATCGAGCGCATCGAGCGGCTGGAGGAAGAGAAGAAGGCGATCTCCGACGACATCCGCGACGTCTATGCCGAGAGCAAGGGCAACGGCTACGACGTCAAGGCGCTGCGTACCATCGTGCGCATGCGCAAGCAGGACCCCAACGAGCGCGCCGAGGCCGAGACGATTCTCGAGACCTACATGCAGGCGTTGGGGATGCTCTGA
- a CDS encoding DUF1244 domain-containing protein → MAIDDKTRTELEAAAFRHLVEHLKARTDVQNIDLMNLAGFCRNCLSNWLKEAADAQGVALSKDESREAVYGMPYETWKSKYQGAATPEQLETMKKVHPHSHEH, encoded by the coding sequence ATGGCAATCGACGACAAAACCAGAACGGAGCTCGAGGCGGCCGCCTTCCGGCATCTGGTCGAACATCTGAAGGCGCGGACCGACGTCCAGAACATCGACCTCATGAATCTGGCGGGCTTTTGCCGCAACTGCCTGTCCAATTGGCTCAAGGAGGCCGCCGATGCGCAAGGCGTCGCCTTGAGCAAGGACGAGAGCCGGGAGGCCGTCTACGGCATGCCCTATGAGACCTGGAAGTCGAAATACCAGGGCGCAGCCACGCCCGAACAGCTCGAGACGATGAAGAAGGTCCACCCTCACAGCCACGAGCACTGA
- a CDS encoding DUF1036 domain-containing protein gives MIAESPRSPLRLLARLVPVLVVALLCLCATPASADFRLCNNTSSRVGIALGYKDADGWTTEGWWNISSRSCETLLRGTLVARYYYIYAIDYDRGGEWSGQAFMCSRDKEFTIRGTEDCLARGYDRTGYFEVDTGEQRAWTVQLTDANEQPSQQQRVPGLPGPVGPGGGVPGLPNGPPGGTPPAAPGLPPAPSPPSGNKP, from the coding sequence ATGATCGCCGAATCTCCCCGCTCCCCGCTTCGCCTGCTCGCCCGGTTGGTCCCGGTGCTGGTGGTCGCGTTGCTGTGCCTTTGCGCCACCCCGGCCTCCGCCGATTTCCGTCTCTGCAACAACACCTCAAGCCGGGTCGGCATTGCGCTCGGCTACAAGGACGCCGACGGCTGGACCACCGAAGGCTGGTGGAACATCTCGTCCCGCTCCTGCGAGACCCTGCTGCGGGGAACGTTGGTCGCCCGTTATTATTACATCTACGCCATCGACTATGACCGCGGCGGCGAATGGTCGGGGCAGGCTTTCATGTGCTCGCGCGACAAGGAGTTCACCATCCGCGGCACCGAGGATTGCCTCGCGCGCGGCTACGACCGGACCGGCTATTTCGAGGTCGACACCGGCGAGCAGCGGGCCTGGACGGTGCAGCTCACCGACGCCAACGAGCAGCCGTCGCAGCAGCAGCGTGTGCCCGGCCTGCCGGGTCCCGTTGGCCCTGGCGGCGGGGTTCCGGGTTTGCCCAATGGCCCGCCCGGTGGTACGCCCCCCGCCGCGCCTGGCCTCCCGCCAGCTCCCTCGCCACCGTCTGGAAATAAGCCATGA
- the pyk gene encoding pyruvate kinase, with translation MRRLRRIKILATLGPASSDLAMIRRLFEAGADLFRINMSHTPHDKMRELVATIRNVESSYGRPIGILVDLQGPKLRLGAFAEGSVQLQNGQTFTLDSDKTPGDANRVNLPHPEILAALRPGHALLLDDGKVRLIAEDTSKEHAVTRVVVGGRMSDRKGVSLPDTDLAVSAMTPKDRADLEAALVTGVDWIALSFVQRADDVIEAKKMIRGRAAVMAKIEKPQAIDRLADILEASDALMVARGDLGVELPLERVPSLQKQMTRMARRAGKPVVIATQMLESMIQSPVPTRAEVSDVATAVYEGADAIMLSAESAAGKFPVEAVSTMNRIGEEVERDPIYRSVLTAQRPPPESTAGDAIADAARQIAETLDLPALICWTSSGSTAVRVARERPKPPIVAITPNITAGRRLAVVWGVHCVVAEDARDQDDMVSRAGQIAFRDGFVRAGQRVIIVAGVPLGIPGTTNMVRIASVGPEGDANM, from the coding sequence ATGAGGCGTCTTCGCCGTATCAAGATTCTCGCGACGCTCGGACCGGCCTCCTCAGACCTCGCGATGATCCGCCGCCTGTTCGAAGCCGGCGCCGACCTGTTCCGCATCAACATGAGCCACACCCCGCATGACAAGATGCGGGAGCTGGTGGCGACGATCCGCAACGTCGAGAGCAGCTATGGCCGGCCGATCGGCATCCTGGTCGACCTCCAGGGCCCTAAGCTCAGGTTAGGGGCCTTCGCCGAAGGCTCGGTGCAGCTGCAGAACGGCCAGACCTTCACACTCGATTCCGACAAGACGCCCGGCGATGCCAACCGGGTCAATCTTCCCCATCCGGAGATCCTGGCTGCGCTGCGACCCGGCCACGCGCTGCTGCTCGACGACGGCAAGGTGCGGCTGATCGCGGAAGATACCTCGAAAGAGCACGCCGTGACGCGCGTCGTGGTCGGCGGCCGGATGTCCGATCGCAAGGGCGTCAGCCTGCCCGATACGGACCTCGCGGTCTCGGCGATGACACCGAAGGATCGCGCCGACCTCGAGGCCGCACTGGTCACGGGCGTCGATTGGATCGCGCTGTCCTTCGTGCAGCGCGCCGACGACGTGATCGAAGCCAAGAAGATGATCCGCGGCCGCGCCGCGGTCATGGCCAAGATCGAGAAGCCGCAGGCAATCGACCGTCTTGCCGACATCCTCGAGGCCTCCGACGCGCTGATGGTGGCGCGCGGCGACCTCGGCGTCGAACTGCCGCTCGAGCGTGTGCCGAGCCTGCAGAAGCAGATGACGCGGATGGCGCGCCGTGCCGGCAAGCCGGTGGTGATCGCAACCCAGATGCTGGAATCGATGATCCAGTCGCCGGTGCCGACCCGCGCCGAAGTGTCCGACGTCGCCACGGCGGTCTATGAGGGCGCCGACGCCATCATGCTGTCGGCGGAATCGGCCGCCGGCAAATTCCCGGTCGAGGCGGTCTCGACCATGAACCGCATCGGCGAGGAGGTCGAGCGCGACCCGATTTATCGCTCCGTGCTCACCGCCCAGCGCCCCCCGCCGGAATCCACTGCGGGCGACGCCATTGCCGACGCCGCGCGGCAGATCGCCGAGACGCTCGACCTTCCGGCCCTGATCTGCTGGACCTCGTCGGGTTCGACCGCGGTGCGGGTGGCGCGCGAGCGGCCGAAGCCGCCGATCGTGGCGATCACGCCGAACATCACCGCCGGCCGCCGGCTCGCTGTGGTCTGGGGCGTGCATTGCGTGGTCGCGGAAGATGCGCGCGACCAGGACGACATGGTCAGCCGCGCCGGCCAGATCGCATTCCGGGACGGTTTCGTCCGCGCCGGCCAGCGCGTCATCATCGTCGCCGGCGTGCCGCTCGGCATCCCCGGCACCACCAACATGGTGCGCATCGCCTCGGTCGGCCCCGAGGGCGACGCCAACATGTAG
- a CDS encoding TetR/AcrR family transcriptional regulator — MVYRRTHQVVKRLAARRSAILTAARETAAEGGMAAVQIAPVAVRANVAAGTVYRYFPSKADLISELIAEVSRDELAAIRRAADAAPGPSTALAAAVTTVAVHTLSQRRLAWGILAEPVDVDVSASRLASRREIAGEIAARIDAAVRAGHLPAQDTALAATALLGALHEALVGPLAPDNLDDPVKMRDAVQTVTLLALRAVGVMDARARGLVVQQTLLPTAKALVGA; from the coding sequence ATGGTTTATCGGCGGACGCATCAAGTGGTGAAGCGCCTTGCGGCGCGGCGCAGTGCGATCTTGACGGCGGCACGGGAGACTGCAGCGGAAGGCGGGATGGCGGCGGTGCAGATCGCGCCGGTCGCAGTCCGGGCCAATGTCGCGGCGGGTACGGTCTACCGTTACTTTCCCTCCAAGGCCGATCTGATCTCCGAACTCATTGCCGAGGTCTCCCGCGACGAGCTCGCGGCAATCCGCCGGGCGGCCGATGCCGCGCCGGGGCCATCCACGGCGCTGGCCGCGGCGGTCACAACGGTCGCGGTCCATACCCTGTCGCAGCGGCGGCTGGCCTGGGGCATCCTGGCCGAACCCGTCGATGTCGATGTCAGCGCCTCGCGCCTGGCCAGCCGGCGGGAGATTGCCGGCGAGATCGCCGCCAGGATCGACGCCGCCGTGCGCGCCGGTCACCTGCCGGCGCAGGACACCGCGCTCGCCGCCACCGCCTTGCTCGGCGCGCTGCACGAAGCCCTGGTCGGGCCGCTCGCGCCTGACAATCTCGACGATCCCGTCAAGATGCGCGACGCGGTGCAGACCGTGACGCTGCTGGCGCTGCGTGCCGTCGGCGTCATGGACGCACGCGCCAGGGGTCTCGTGGTGCAGCAGACGCTGCTGCCGACCGCGAAGGCGCTGGTTGGGGCGTAG
- a CDS encoding Flp family type IVb pilin, translating to MKNLVSRFLKDESGATAIEYGLIAAGIALAIITVVNNLGTTLNTKFTAISTGLK from the coding sequence ATGAAGAACCTCGTTTCGCGTTTCCTGAAGGACGAATCCGGCGCCACCGCCATTGAATACGGCCTGATCGCTGCCGGCATCGCGCTGGCCATCATCACCGTCGTCAACAACCTCGGCACCACGCTGAACACCAAGTTCACCGCGATCTCGACCGGCCTCAAGTAA
- a CDS encoding MAPEG family protein, whose amino-acid sequence MLAVPVTLSTISVLAIAYAFLSVAVGRQRGVANVSLGLGSESVAIGRESTASPLLVAVRRHAQFAEYVPISILLLLLLEISHAHRIALMVLAAMLMASRLAMAAGLGRDTPNPLRTAGNLLQWGMILASSVYGMVLAVLAG is encoded by the coding sequence ATGCTCGCGGTACCTGTCACACTTTCAACGATCAGCGTGCTCGCGATCGCCTATGCCTTCCTGAGCGTAGCCGTCGGACGGCAGCGCGGAGTGGCCAATGTCAGCTTAGGGCTGGGTTCCGAAAGCGTCGCCATCGGCCGAGAAAGCACTGCGTCTCCCTTGTTGGTCGCGGTTCGCCGGCACGCCCAGTTTGCAGAGTACGTACCGATCTCGATCCTTCTGCTGTTACTGTTGGAGATCAGCCACGCTCACCGGATCGCCTTGATGGTGCTCGCCGCGATGTTGATGGCATCCAGGTTGGCGATGGCGGCAGGCCTGGGGCGCGATACGCCCAATCCGCTCCGGACCGCGGGCAATCTCTTGCAATGGGGGATGATCCTGGCCTCTTCGGTCTACGGCATGGTCCTTGCCGTCCTCGCCGGCTGA
- a CDS encoding glycosyltransferase family 2 protein, which produces MAANSRSIRYSLVIPVFNEEAVLPVLLRRLDLVLSRLDGPAEAIFVDDGSSDSSSIVLQALAQRDPRFRYIGLSRNFGHQVAITAGMDAAEGDAIIVMDADLQDPPEVIEQLIAKWKEGNDVVHARRLSREGESRFKRATAHLFYRLLGRMSSVGIPADVGDFRLIDRKVLDALRQMPEQDRFVRGMIAWLGFRQAEVAFHRLERAAGETKYPLFKMVRLAMNAALGFSDLPLRLAIWCGLTVSGLALLYGGWVILLWLSHDSHLVTGWSSTMVVVSLLCGINMLMTGIVGLYVGRIHAEVKRRPLYVVQTRAGFDRNEAAIAPAIHAVNE; this is translated from the coding sequence ATGGCGGCCAATTCCAGATCGATCCGCTACAGCCTCGTCATCCCCGTGTTCAACGAGGAAGCCGTGCTGCCGGTCCTGCTGCGCCGGCTCGACCTGGTCTTGTCCCGGCTCGACGGGCCTGCAGAAGCGATCTTCGTCGACGACGGCAGCAGCGATTCCAGCTCGATCGTGCTCCAGGCGCTCGCCCAGCGCGATCCGCGCTTCCGCTATATCGGCCTGTCGCGGAACTTCGGTCATCAGGTCGCCATCACCGCCGGCATGGATGCCGCGGAAGGTGACGCGATCATCGTCATGGACGCCGATCTGCAGGATCCGCCCGAAGTGATCGAGCAATTGATCGCGAAGTGGAAGGAAGGCAACGATGTCGTCCACGCCCGCCGCCTGTCGCGCGAGGGCGAAAGCCGGTTCAAGCGCGCGACTGCACACCTGTTCTACCGGCTGCTCGGCCGGATGTCCTCCGTCGGCATCCCCGCCGACGTCGGCGATTTCCGCCTGATCGATCGCAAGGTGCTCGACGCCCTCAGGCAGATGCCGGAGCAGGACCGCTTCGTGCGCGGCATGATCGCCTGGCTCGGTTTCCGGCAGGCCGAGGTCGCCTTCCACCGCCTCGAGCGCGCAGCAGGCGAGACCAAATACCCGCTGTTCAAGATGGTGCGGCTCGCGATGAACGCCGCGCTCGGCTTTTCCGATCTGCCCCTGCGGCTCGCCATCTGGTGCGGATTGACGGTTTCGGGACTGGCTTTGCTGTACGGCGGCTGGGTGATCCTTTTGTGGCTCAGCCACGACAGCCATCTGGTCACCGGCTGGTCCTCGACGATGGTCGTCGTGTCACTGCTGTGCGGCATCAACATGCTAATGACGGGCATCGTGGGGCTTTATGTCGGCCGCATCCATGCCGAGGTGAAACGCCGCCCGCTCTACGTGGTGCAGACGCGCGCCGGCTTCGATCGCAACGAGGCGGCGATCGCACCTGCGATCCACGCCGTCAACGAGTAA